In one window of Lampris incognitus isolate fLamInc1 chromosome 3, fLamInc1.hap2, whole genome shotgun sequence DNA:
- the LOC130109485 gene encoding vitellogenin-like isoform X2 encodes MRVVVLALTLALVAGQHVNFAPNFATSKTYVYKYEAVLLGGLPEEGLARAGVKVRTKVLISAFAHNNFLLKLVEPELLEYSGIWPKDAFLPATKLTRALAAQLMTPIKFEYTHGVVGKVFAPEGISEMVLNIYRGILNTLQLNIKKTQNVYELQEAGAQGVCKTLYAITEDEKAERILLTKTRDLNHCQEKIIKDMGLAYTEKCVECQRETKNLRGTAAYNYILKPVADGVLILEAAVSELIQFSPFNEMNGAAQMETKQSLVFLNIEKTPVVPIEAEYLHRGSLKYEFANELLQTPIQLIKINNAQAQIVEILNHLVTHNVETVHEDAPLKFMELIQLLRKAHYEDIVMIWNQFRLKPAYRNWILDTLPAVGTATAMKFIKEKIITDELTVTEAVQAMAVSVHTVTADREVIRLFEALAINNKIVENPVLHEIVLLGYGTMVAKYCSEKVTCPADIIKPIHDLIVEAVAKNEINDIILLLKVLGNAGHPISLKSITKVLPIYGTAAATLPVRVHADAILAMRNIAKKEPKMIQEMAIQLYMDRALHPELRMLACIVLFETRPSMGLVTTLANILKTEENLQVASFTYSHMKSLTRSTATIHASVAAACNVAVKILRPKLDRLSNRFSKAIHMDTYNNPLMLGAAASAFYINDAATILPRSVVLKARGYLAGAAADVLEIGVRAEGLQEALLKNPAIADNVDRVTKMRRAIKALSEWRSLSTRKPLASVYIKFFGQELAFANLDKPLIDQAIALATEANAKSALKTLLSGASFHYAKPLLAAEVRRIFPTAAGLPMELSLYTTAVTAAAVQIKATTTPTLPETFQLAHLLKTDMMLETELKPSVAVHTFAVMGVNTALLQASMIARAKVNALVPAKISARLDIKKGSFKIEVIPVAVPENLAAVHVDTLAVARNIEDLAAAKITPIIPAPMLEPLSRDRLTSRITSSLARSSSRSSEMLDSDEAADIRHLIKTKVIHFEKKYCAKLATFGVKSCLKVGSENAGFIKDTPLYKLVGKHIVTLSMKAAEGAAIERVELEIVIGQKAVEKLTKPINLSEEEYAEGEPVLTKLRKILVPGLKNGTVSSSSSSSSRSLSSQSSSSRSSGRSVSSSSALSSSSSSRVNSKAIDAAAGPVSKVRSSSRGRLSSSRSASSSSRSSSKSLFSSSSSSSSASARVKKTVTYNHKFQKNHIKKTIISQGTSAAKISRSRSSGSSFEAIYKKKKILGNTVAPLFAIIVRAVRADQKVLGYELSAYLDKPDARLQIILAALAEDDNWKFCADGALLSKHKVTAKFAWGAECKQYKTMITAETGLVGPSPAARLRVAWDKLPSALKRYAKKIDEYLATTVLADLIEGKEENSEKQISLIIVATSDKTLDLIVKSPKRTFYKLALRLPIALPLDEVSGLTPFDDNMVDKIQYWVSKANAAECSFTRDTLTTFNNRRIKNETPLSCYQVLAQDCTDELKFMVLLKKDHIEHNHINVKIENIDIDLYPKNNNVIVKVNGMEIPINNLPYQHPTAKIQIRPKGEGISVYAPSHGLHEVYFDKNTFKVKVVDWMKGQTCGLCGKADGEVRQEYRIPNGRLTKSSISYAHSWVLPAESCRDTSECKMRLESVKLEKDIIVHGQESKCYSVEPVLRCLSGCFPVKTSPVTVGFHCLPADSTVNRSGGLPGVYDKSVDLRETTEAHLACSCTAQCS; translated from the exons ATGAGAGTGGTTGTGCTAGCCCTGACCCTGGCCCTTGTGG CTGGTCAACATGTCAACTTTG CTCCTAATTTTGCCACCAGTAAGACCTATGTGTACAAGTATGAAGCAGTGCTTCTGGGCGGTCTACCTGAGGAGGGGTTGGCAAGGGCTGGAGTAAAAGTCAGGACTAAAGTTCTCATCAGTGCTTTTGCCCACAATAACTTCCTTCTGAAG CTTGTAGAACCTGAGCTCTTGGAGTACAGTGGCATTTGGCCCAAAGATGCGTTCCTCCCAGCTACCAAGCTCACAAGAGCCCTGGCTGCTCAGCTCATGACCCCCATCAAGTTTGAGTATACTCATGGTGTTGTGGGAAAAGTTTTTGCCCCTGAAGGAATCTCAGAAATGGTGTTGAACATCTATAGAGGAATCCTGAACACCCTTCAGCTCAACATCAAGAAGACACAGAATGTCTACGAGTTGCAGGAG GCTGGAGCTCAGGGTGTGTGCAAGACCCTTTATGCCATTACTGAAGATGAGAAGGCTGAACGTATCCTTCTGACCAAGACAAGAGACCTGAACCACTGCCAGGAGAAAATCATCAAGGATATGGGTTTGGCTTACACTGAGAAGTGTGTCGAGTGTCAGCGG GAAACAAAGAACCTGAGGGGAACTGCTGCGTACAACTACATCCTGAAGCCGGTTGCTGATGGTGTTCTGATCTTAGAGGCTGCCGTCAGTGAACTGATTCAATTCTCTCCATTCAATGAGATGAATGGTGCTGCTCAAATGGAAACCAA GCAATCCTTGGTCTTCCTTAACATTGAAAAGACCCCAGTGGTACCCATTGAAGCGGAGTATCTCCACCGTGGCTCCCTTAAGTACGAGTTCGCCAATGAGCTTCTTCAGACTCCTATTCAGCTCATCAAGATCAACAATGCACAGGCCCAG ATTGTGGAGATCCTAAATCATCTGGTCACCCATAATGTGGAGACGGTCCATGAAGATGCCCCTCTTAAGTTTATGGAACTTATTCAGCTCCTTCGTAAAGCCCACTATGAAGACATTGTGATGATCTGGAATCAATTTAGGCTGAAACCTGCTTACAG AAACTGGATTCTGGATACCCTGCCTGCCGTTGGGACTGCTACTGCAATGAAATTCATCAAGGAGAAGATAATCACTGACGAACTCACTGTCACAGAGGCAGTTCAGGCTATGGCAGTGTCCGTGCACACAGTGACAGCTGACCGAGAGGTCATCAGGCTTTTTGAG GCCCTGGCAATCAACAACAAAATAGTGGAAAACCCTGTCCTGCATGAAATTGTCTTGCTTGGCTATGGTACCATGGTCGCCAAATACTGTTCTGAGAAGGTCACCTGCCCTGCTGATATTATCAAG CCCATTCATGACCTCATTGTGGAGGCAGTTGCCAAGAATGAGATCAACGACATCATCTTGCTTCTGAAGGTTCTGGGTAACGCTGGCCATCCTATCAGCCTTAAGTCAATCACAAAGGTACTACCCATCTACGGTACTGCAGCTGCAACACTGCCTGTGAGAGTCCATGCCGATGCCATCTTGGCCATGAGGAACATCGCAAAGAAGGAGCCAAAAatg ATCCAAGAAATGGCTATTCAGCTGTACATGGATAGGGCTCTACACCCAGAGCTCCGTATGCTTGCTTGCATTGTGCTGTTTGAAACAAGGCCTTCAATGGGGCTGGTGACCACCCTCGCCAACATTTTGAAGACAGAAGAGAATCTGCAAGTGGCTAGCTTCACTTATTCCCACATGAAGTCCCTGACTAGGAGTACTGCTACTATCCATGCTTCAGT TGCTGCAGCTTGCAATGTTGCGGTCAAAATCCTGCGCCCCAAACTGGATCGGCTGAGTAACCGCTTCAGCAAAGCAATCCACATGGACACCTACAACA ATCCCCTGATGCTcggtgctgctgccagtgcttTCTACATCAATGACGCTGCCACCATCTTGCCCAGGTCTGTTGTGCTCAAAGCCCGTGGGTACCTAGCTGGGGCTGCTGCTGACGTCCTTGAG ATTGGTGTAAGAGCTGAAGGACTCCAGGAAGCTCTTTTGAAAAACCCAGCCATTGCTGACAACGTTGACAGGGTCACCAAGATGAGGCGCGCCATTAAGGCT CTATCAGAGTGGAGGTCTTTGTCAACACGCAAGCCTCTGGCATCTGTATATATCAAGTTCTTTGGACAAGAACTTGCCTTTGCTAACCTTGATAAACCTCTGATCGACCAGGCCATTGCG CTTGCCACTGAAGCCAACGCAAAGAGTGCACTGAAGACGCTGCTCTCCGGTGCTTCATTCCATTACGCCAAACCTTTGTTGGCTGCTGAGGTGCGTCGTATCTTCCCTACTGCTGCCGGTCTGCCCATGGAGCTCAGTCTATACACCACCGCTGTGACTGCTGCAGCTGTCCAAA TCAAGGCCACCACAACACCCACTCTGCCAGAGACCTTCCAGCTTGCTCACCTGCTGAAAACAGACATGATGCTTGAGACTGAGTTGAAACCAAG TGTTGCTGTCCATACATTTGCCGTGATGGGAGTAAATACTGCCCTGCTCCAAGCCTCCATGATTGCAAGAGCAAAGGTCAACGCATTGGTGCCAGCCAAAATCTCAGCAAGACTTGATATCAAGAAGGGCAGTTTCAAGATTGAAGTTATTCCTGTTGCTGTGCCTGAAAACCTTGCAGCTGTACA TGTTGATACTTTGGCTGTGGCAAGAAACATTGAGGATCTTGCTGCTGCAAAGATCACACCCATCATCCCAGCACCAATGCTGGAACCTCTCTCAAGGGACAGGTTAACATCCAGGATTACCTCCTCTCTTGCTCGTAGCTCA TCAAGATCCTCGGAGATGTTAGATTCTGATGAAGCTGCTGACATCAGGCACTTGATCAAGACCAAAGTCATCCACTTTGAGAAGAAGTATTGCGCTAAGCTTGCTACCTTTGGAGTGAAGAGCTGCCTCAAGGTTGGCTCTGAGAATGCTGGCTTCATCAAGGACACCCCTCTCTATAAACTGGTCGGCAAGCACATTGTTACTCTTTCAATGAAAGCAG CCGAAGGAGCAGCAATCGAAAGGGTGGAGTTGGAGATTGTGATTGGACAGAAGGCTGTTGAGAAGCTAACCAAGCCCATCAATCTGAGTGAGGAGGAGTACGCTGAGGGAGAGCCAGTCTTGACCAAGCTGAGGAAAATCCTCGTCCCTGGTCTGAAGAATGGCACCGTGTCCTCCTCCAGTTCCAGCAGCTCCCGCTCCCTGAGCTCTCAGTCAAGCAGCTCCCGCTCAAGCGGACGCTCCGTGTCATCATCGTCGGCCTTGTCCAGCTCCTCGTCGTCTCGTGTCAACAGCAAGGCGATTGATGCCGCTGCTGGTCCTGTCAGTAAAgtgcgcagcagcagcagaggcagACTCAGCTCTAGCCGCTCAGCGAGCAGCTCCTCTAGGTCTAGCTCCAAATCTCTCTTCAGCTCTTCCAGTTCCTCCAGCTCTGCCAGCGCCCGTGTGAAAAAG ACTGTGACATACAACCATAAATTCCAGAAGAACCACATAAAGAAG ACCATTATCTCTCAAGGCACCTCGGCCGCCAAAATATCGAGGAGCAGAAGCAGTGGTTCAAGTTTCGAGGCCATTTACAAAAAG AAAAAAATCCTGGGCAATACTGTTGCTCCTCTCTTTGCCATCATCGTGCGTGCTGTGAGAGCTGATCAAAAGGTTCTGGGATACGAACTCAGTGCCTATTTGGACAAGCCTGATGCCAGACTGCAGATCATCTTGGCTGCCCTAGCTGAGGATGACAACTGGAAGTTCTGTGCTGATGGTGCTTTGCTCAGCAAGCACAAAGTCACG GCCAAGTTTGCCTGGGGAGCCGAATGCAAGCAATACAAGACTATGATCACAGCTGAGACTGGTCTGGTCGGTCCAAGCCCTGCTGCCCGCCTGAGAGTGGCTTGGGACAAGCTTCCCTCTGCTCTAAAGCGCTACGCAAAAAA GATTGATGAGTATCTTGCTACTACTGTCCTGGCTGACTTGATTGAAGGAAAGGAAGAGAACAGTGAGAAGCAAATTTCACTGATCATCGTCGCAACATCTGACAAGACTCTCGACCTGATTGTGAAATCACCAAAG AGGACCTTCTACAAACTGGCTTTGCGCCTTCCCATTGCTCTGCCACTTGATGAAGTGTCTGGACTCACCCCTTTTGATGACAACATGGTGGACAAAATCCAGTACTGGGTTTCCAAGGCTAACGCAG CTGAATGTAGCTTCACCAGGGACACACTGACCACATTCAACAACAGGAGAATCAAAAACGAGACGCCCTTGTCCTGCTACCAGGTTTTGGCTCAGGATTGCACCGACGAACTCAAATTCATGGTCCTGCTGAAGAAGGATCACATTGAGCATAATCATATCAATGTGAAAATTGAAAACAT TGATATTGACTTGTATCCTAAGAATAATAATGTGATCGTGAAGGTTAATGGAATGGAAATTCCCATCAACAACCTCCCATACCAGCACCCAACAG CTAAAATCCAGATCAGACCTAAGGGTGAAGGCATCTCTGTCTACGCGCCAAGCCATGGTCTTCACGAAGTCTACTTTGATAAGAACACatttaag GTGAAAGTTGTGGACTGGATGAAGGGACAGACCTGTGGACTCTGTGGGAAGGCTGATGGAGAAGTCAGGCAGGAGTATCGTATCCCCAACGGACGCCTGACCAAGAGCTCCATCAGCTATGCTCACTCCTGGGTGCTTCCTGCAGAGAGCTGCCGTGACACCTCCG AATGTAAAATGAGACTTGAATCTGTGAAGCTGGAGAAGGACATAATCGTTCATGGGCAGGAGTCCAAATGCTATTCTGTTGAGCCAGTGCTGCGCTGCCTGTCTGGCTGTTTCCCAGTGAAGACCTCTCCCGTCACAGTTGGCTTCCACTGCCTACCCGCTG ATTCTACTGTGAATCGCTCCGGGGGTCTGCCTGGTGTCTATGATAAGAGTGTGGACTTGAGAGAAACCACAGAAGCTCATCTGGCTTGTAGCTGCACCGCTCAGTGTTCTTAA